A window of Mytilus edulis chromosome 10, xbMytEdul2.2, whole genome shotgun sequence contains these coding sequences:
- the LOC139490602 gene encoding integrase/recombinase xerD homolog encodes MDMAKKSKSDSTNKKYDLYFNKFKIWCRKFNLKFLPADVSTVSLYLTELIQSACSVSVLNSNFYAIKWYHELFLYPNPCCSSLSNIVLEGGKRILAKPIQKKEPITADIIVKLFNLYHDISNLSNCRLLCMLSLAYAGFFRYKELSLIRMSDISFHNTHVEIIVHNSKTDIYRQGSIVMIASTDMPTCPVKFLKHYCNLASLKINSSEYIFRCLQSKKDTLELSKLNKPLSYTRAREILLEALCAIGLDKKQFGLHSLRSGGATQAANNGVSDRLFKVHGRWRSENAKDGYVKDSIDKRLSVSKNLGI; translated from the coding sequence ATGGATATGGCTAAAAAGAGTAAATCAGATTCCACAAACAAGAAAtacgatttatattttaataaattcaaaatttggtgcagaaagttcaatttaaagtttttgcCAGCGGATGTATCTACAGTTTCCTTGTATCTCACAGAGTTAATACAATCAGCTTGTTCAGTGTCCGTACTTAATTCTAACTTTTACGCAATTAAGTGGTATCACGAACTGTTTTTATATCCAAACCCTTGTTGCAGTTCACTGTCAAACATTGTCTTAGAAGGGGGAAAAAGAATTTTGGCGAAACCCATACAAAAGAAGGAACCAATCACAGCGGATATAATTGTTAAATTATTCAACCTGTATCATGATATTTCTAACTTGTCTAACTGTAGGTTACTATGTATGTTATCTTTGGCTTATGCGGGATTTTTTAGATACAAAGAACTGTCGCTTATAAGAATGAGTGATATCAGTTTTCATAATACACACGTTGAAATTATAGTTCACAATAGCAAGACCGATATTTATAGACAAGGTAGTATAGTTATGATAGCAAGTACAGATATGCCGACTTGTcctgttaaatttttaaaacattattgtaATTTAGCTAGTCTTAAGATTAATTCTTCGGAGTACATTTTTCGTTGTTTGCAGTCCAAAAAAGATACTTTAGAATTGAGTAAATTAAATAAGCCTTTATCTTATACTAGAGCCAGGGAAATTCTTCTTGAAGCTTTGTGCGCAATAGGGTTAGACAAAAAGCAATTTGGTTTGCATAGTTTACGAAGCGGAGGCGCTACTCAAGCCGCTAACAACGGGGTTTCAGATAGGCTTTTCAAAGTTCACGGCCGTTGGCGATCCGAAAATGCTAAAGACGGATATGTGAAAGACAGTATTGATAAAAGACTTTCTGTCTCTAAAAACCTTGGCATCTGA